Proteins from a single region of Argiope bruennichi chromosome 6, qqArgBrue1.1, whole genome shotgun sequence:
- the LOC129972027 gene encoding zinc finger protein 182-like, giving the protein MPSIAMWPPLPIREVIDVQTHENATCITSSESVESSYTPENDHRETDEKILIVSGSCSVDIQKQQVSDLFHKTADEESKAFLENSKWKALNNDKNNFTNSLEYVIRQDRSHDNKISGRTNLILQLDLPPGSTELDNGIILMSGNVMDEHISLETNSKPHSENDKMFINVEEPFSKKEGDNAVAGFSGFCSCKKKFPKTYRRKDTLKTNYQTHTGNKLLECDMCEKDFSRKSHLDRHYRTHTGEKPYVCNICGKECSQKSNLITHHRTHLGDKPFMWDICNKSFAHKGYLNIHFRTHTGVKPYKCPACEMSFINSSNCKKHYRNKHE; this is encoded by the exons ATGCCGTCCATTGCTATGTGGCCACCTCTTCCTATCCGTGAG GTGATTGATGTTCAAACTCATGAAAATGCAACGTGCATTACTTCTTCAGAAAGTGTTGAATCCAGTTACACACCTGAAAACGACCATCGTGAAACTGATGAAAAAATCCTGATTGTCTCTGGATCATGTAGTGTTGACATACAAAAACAACAAGTATCAGATCTTTTCCATAAAACAGCTGATGAAGAAAGTAAAGCGTTTCTTGAAAACAGCAAATGGAAAGCTTTgaataacgataaaaataattttacgaattCTCTAGAATATGTTATCAGACAAGATCgttcacatgataataaaatttctggACGTACAAATCTGATTTTGCAGCTTGATCTCCCACCTGGAAGTACGGAGCTAGACAATGGCATAATCCTTATGTCAGGGAATGTAATGGATGAACATATTTCACTTGAAACGAATTCTAAGCCTCACAGTGAGAACGATAAAATGTTTATCAACGTTGAAGAACCATTCTCTAAAAAGGAAGGTGACAATGCTGTGGCTGGATTTTCCGGATTCTGTTCTTGTAAGAAGAAATTTCCTAAGACCTACCGTAGGAAAGATACTCTAAAAACTAATTATCAAACACACACTGGCAACAAACTCTTGGAGTGCGATATGTGTGAGAAAGACTTCTCTCGGAAATCACATCTCGACCGACATTACAGGACCCACACTGGCGAAAAGCCGTATGTATGTAATATATGCGGAAAAGAATGCAGTCAGAAGTCAAATCTCATCACTCATCATCGAACACACTTAGGTGACAAGCCTTTTATGTGGGATATCTGCAATAAAAGTTTTGCTCATAAGGGTTATCTTAATATACATTTTAGGACGCACACTGGAGTAAAGCCTTATAAATGTCCAGCTTGTGAAATGTCGTTCATTAACAGCAGCAACTGCAAAAAGCATTACAGGAATAAGcacgaatga